A window of the Polaribacter batillariae genome harbors these coding sequences:
- a CDS encoding flavohemoglobin expression-modulating QEGLA motif protein: MNKNKHIDSNIIQEICEKIHSDSPLNYELPNNGILHIDKFLPFICIYRFKEPDVYFSRLLKTQASYLIVHEKLEISKLLEAIRRIVSEKFETFLVLEVWPDSENTSTKFQINCPVKIASETAKALEEGFNKLNHTYPNVSANVNDHNLKHPKHLQPLADLDTSKKAGMLIIGIQIPVLYKNTATNELYSLFFRVFYGVFSETIKRAVYEFIRVQTTDSFDNYLMLGKTHIDAVTRESDTQLAAISERMSFLLRTTPVNSNEEWKKFKENKFKKIPSFKYRLISIDPELEKRKLYNIAIDEIEDPTIAFILRGKRLEIEKQLTMLEERGTDNFRFVGESLYGVINKKVLKEAKKILKAFPKRETKRSEKRFNCVEFAKHAQEEIDYYNEKFPNLDLTVEIRNDVAGIMVSKTKLLINDEISLDANRCDALIQHEVATHILTYCNGKRQPLKQMYEGFEGYDQLQEGLAVIAEYLVGGLTINRLRLLAGRVIGVQSMVNGLTFIETFKKLCKKYAFSERIAYYITMRVYRGGGLTKDAVYLAGLIDLLKYLKEGKSLENLYTGKFNITHTELIEELLYRNVLVKPELPRFLERKSVQKRLKKLYKGLDIIELVN, encoded by the coding sequence ATGAATAAAAATAAGCATATAGATTCGAATATAATACAAGAAATTTGTGAAAAAATACATAGCGACTCTCCTTTAAACTACGAATTACCCAACAACGGAATTTTACATATCGATAAATTTTTACCTTTTATTTGTATTTACAGGTTTAAAGAGCCAGATGTTTATTTTTCAAGATTACTTAAAACACAAGCTTCTTACTTAATTGTTCATGAAAAGCTAGAGATATCAAAACTTTTAGAAGCAATAAGACGAATTGTTTCAGAAAAATTTGAAACCTTTTTAGTCTTAGAAGTTTGGCCAGATAGCGAAAATACAAGTACAAAGTTTCAAATTAACTGTCCTGTTAAAATTGCTTCAGAAACCGCTAAAGCCTTAGAAGAAGGGTTTAATAAATTAAATCATACATACCCAAATGTATCTGCCAATGTAAACGATCATAATTTAAAACACCCAAAACATCTACAACCTCTTGCAGATTTAGACACTTCTAAAAAAGCAGGAATGCTAATTATAGGTATTCAAATACCCGTTTTATATAAAAATACAGCCACAAACGAATTATATTCTTTGTTTTTTAGAGTATTTTATGGTGTTTTTTCAGAAACGATAAAAAGAGCCGTTTACGAGTTTATAAGAGTACAAACAACAGATAGTTTCGATAATTATTTAATGCTTGGTAAAACACATATAGATGCAGTAACTAGAGAATCAGATACGCAATTAGCGGCGATTAGCGAAAGAATGTCTTTTCTTTTAAGAACAACTCCTGTAAATAGTAACGAGGAATGGAAAAAATTTAAAGAAAATAAATTTAAGAAAATACCTTCGTTTAAATACCGACTTATTTCTATTGATCCAGAATTAGAAAAACGAAAACTCTACAACATTGCTATTGATGAAATTGAAGACCCAACCATTGCATTTATTTTAAGAGGAAAACGCCTAGAAATAGAAAAACAATTAACCATGTTAGAAGAACGTGGAACAGATAATTTTCGTTTTGTTGGAGAAAGCTTGTATGGTGTTATTAATAAAAAAGTTTTAAAAGAAGCCAAAAAAATTCTAAAAGCTTTTCCGAAAAGAGAAACCAAAAGAAGCGAAAAACGTTTTAATTGTGTAGAGTTTGCAAAACATGCGCAAGAAGAAATAGATTATTATAACGAAAAATTTCCAAATTTAGATTTAACCGTAGAAATTCGAAATGATGTAGCAGGAATTATGGTAAGCAAAACAAAATTGTTAATTAATGATGAAATTTCTTTGGACGCAAATAGGTGCGATGCTTTAATTCAGCATGAAGTAGCCACGCATATTTTAACCTATTGCAATGGAAAACGTCAGCCATTAAAACAAATGTACGAAGGTTTCGAAGGCTATGACCAATTGCAAGAAGGCCTTGCTGTAATTGCAGAATATTTAGTGGGCGGTTTAACTATAAACAGATTAAGATTATTGGCAGGAAGAGTAATTGGGGTACAATCTATGGTAAATGGGTTAACATTTATCGAAACTTTTAAGAAACTTTGTAAAAAGTATGCATTCTCCGAAAGAATCGCCTATTACATAACTATGAGAGTTTATAGAGGTGGTGGTTTAACCAAAGATGCAGTGTATTTAGCAGGATTAATAGATTTGTTAAAATATTTAAAAGAAGGAAAAAGTTTAGAGAATTTATACACCGGAAAATTTAACATTACACATACCGAATTAATTGAAGAACTTTTATACAGAAACGTATTAGTAAAGCCAGAATTGCCTCGTTTTTTAGAAAGAAAAAGTGTACAAAAAAGATTAAAAAAATTATACAAAGGTTTAGATATTATAGAGTTAGTCAATTAA
- a CDS encoding dicarboxylate/amino acid:cation symporter: MKKIALHWKILIGMVLGIIFGFIMNTVDGGKGFVTDWIKPFGTIFINLLKLIAVPLILASLIKGISDLKDISKIKKMGLRTISIYVATTLVAIIIGLGIVNLVKPGVGMSADTIEKIKMKYETDSGVTDKLVKASAQKDAGPLQALVDIFPSNIFQSFADASMLQIIFFAMFVGISLLLIPEKKSKPLMDFFDSLNEMVMKMVDLIMLFAPYAVFALLANVIIAFDDTEILLKLLVYALCVIGGLALMIGFYLILVSVYAKKSPMWFLKQISPAQLLAFSTSSSAATLPVTMERVEEHLGVDKEVSGFVLPVGATINMDGTSLYQGIAAVFIMQVIWPEGLTFSNQLVIVLTALLASIGSAAVPSAGMVMLVIVLESIGFPEELLPIGLALIFAVDRPLDMCRTTVNVTGDATVSMLVAKSLGKLHDPKPKNWDDNYDKVK; the protein is encoded by the coding sequence ATGAAAAAAATAGCATTACACTGGAAAATTTTAATAGGAATGGTATTAGGTATCATTTTCGGTTTTATAATGAATACTGTAGATGGAGGTAAAGGCTTTGTTACAGATTGGATAAAACCATTTGGAACGATCTTTATCAATCTTTTAAAATTAATAGCAGTTCCACTAATTTTAGCCTCTTTAATTAAAGGAATATCCGATTTAAAAGACATTTCTAAAATTAAAAAAATGGGGTTAAGAACCATTTCTATTTATGTAGCGACCACTTTAGTAGCAATTATTATTGGTTTAGGAATTGTAAACTTAGTGAAACCTGGGGTTGGTATGTCTGCAGACACCATAGAGAAAATAAAAATGAAATATGAGACAGATTCTGGAGTTACAGACAAGCTAGTAAAAGCATCTGCTCAAAAAGATGCTGGCCCTTTACAAGCATTGGTAGATATTTTTCCTAGTAATATTTTTCAATCTTTTGCAGATGCAAGTATGTTACAAATTATCTTTTTTGCCATGTTTGTTGGAATTTCTTTACTCTTAATTCCAGAAAAAAAATCAAAGCCTTTAATGGATTTTTTCGATTCGTTAAACGAAATGGTCATGAAAATGGTAGATTTAATCATGCTTTTTGCTCCTTATGCAGTATTTGCATTGTTAGCAAACGTAATTATTGCCTTCGACGATACCGAAATTCTTTTAAAACTATTAGTTTATGCTTTATGTGTTATTGGAGGTTTAGCTTTAATGATTGGTTTCTACTTAATTTTAGTAAGTGTTTACGCAAAAAAATCGCCTATGTGGTTTTTAAAGCAAATAAGTCCAGCACAATTATTAGCTTTTTCTACCAGTTCGAGTGCCGCAACTTTACCCGTAACAATGGAAAGAGTAGAAGAACATTTAGGTGTAGATAAAGAAGTCTCTGGGTTTGTTTTACCAGTTGGAGCTACTATAAATATGGACGGAACAAGCTTATATCAAGGAATTGCAGCAGTATTTATTATGCAAGTAATTTGGCCAGAAGGCTTAACGTTTTCCAATCAATTAGTAATTGTTTTAACAGCCTTATTAGCTTCCATTGGCTCTGCAGCTGTACCAAGTGCAGGAATGGTAATGTTGGTAATTGTTTTAGAATCTATTGGTTTTCCTGAAGAATTATTACCAATTGGGTTGGCACTAATTTTTGCGGTAGATAGGCCTTTAGACATGTGTAGAACCACTGTAAATGTTACAGGAGACGCAACTGTATCTATGCTGGTAGCCAAATCTTTAGGAAAATTACACGATCCTAAACCTAAAAATTGGGACGATAATTACGATAAAGTAAAGTAA
- a CDS encoding SusD/RagB family nutrient-binding outer membrane lipoprotein, with the protein MKTYKISFALLIIFSLFSCSEELEKINIDPNKISETSGEALFNGMILANTAVQAGYLNFSSNVVSGYFVGDGRLSFIQEYQYPNTDSDTPWRNIYVGVVKQSRILRSGIPVANKDFFYGASKVIEAHAIGTAASIFGDVPYTEAANLEGTPPGYDNQIEIYNNLQSLLDEAILDLQNAKTTGGVNQDSYFNGNANSWIKTAYTLKARLFLENRDYSNAIAAAQNGISRASESMKFRGTNLLNELKVSSTFSPDATVQNSYLIKLIGSGTSSRNNIKTNEVDRAAYYYNGNVINLNGIAAANAPTSLITLEENLLTWAEALIRSNSSNFNTALARLNEHRANLRNGVYFPVSASVYDNYVEADFLAGGIENFDGALSKEDALLREIIEERYASFFVQIIAFNDLRRTKKDPISIQVAIPFNTGTQHPERFLYPFDELNTNGENVPNVTDIFVKTQVNQ; encoded by the coding sequence ATGAAAACATATAAAATTAGTTTTGCACTACTAATTATTTTTAGCTTATTTTCTTGTAGTGAAGAATTAGAAAAAATTAATATAGACCCTAACAAAATAAGTGAAACAAGTGGAGAAGCACTGTTCAATGGAATGATATTGGCAAACACAGCTGTACAAGCAGGTTATTTAAATTTTTCTAGTAATGTAGTCTCAGGTTATTTTGTAGGTGATGGTAGGTTAAGTTTCATACAAGAATATCAATATCCAAATACCGATTCAGATACACCCTGGAGAAATATATATGTTGGGGTAGTAAAACAATCTCGTATATTAAGAAGTGGTATTCCAGTTGCAAATAAAGACTTCTTTTATGGCGCATCTAAAGTAATAGAAGCCCATGCTATAGGCACAGCAGCTAGTATATTTGGTGATGTACCTTATACAGAAGCTGCTAATTTAGAAGGAACACCACCTGGGTACGACAATCAAATAGAAATCTATAATAACCTTCAAAGTTTGTTAGATGAGGCTATTTTAGACCTACAAAATGCCAAAACAACAGGAGGTGTAAACCAAGATAGCTATTTTAATGGTAACGCTAATAGCTGGATTAAAACAGCTTATACACTAAAAGCAAGGTTGTTTTTAGAAAATAGAGATTACTCAAATGCTATTGCTGCAGCCCAAAATGGTATTTCTAGGGCTTCAGAATCTATGAAATTTAGAGGAACAAATTTATTAAACGAATTAAAAGTAAGTTCTACATTTAGTCCAGATGCTACTGTGCAAAACTCTTATTTAATAAAATTAATTGGTTCTGGTACCAGTAGCAGAAATAACATTAAAACCAATGAAGTTGATAGAGCAGCCTATTATTACAATGGAAATGTTATTAATTTAAATGGCATTGCAGCTGCAAATGCTCCAACTAGTTTAATTACTTTAGAAGAAAATTTATTAACATGGGCTGAAGCACTTATTCGTTCAAATTCTAGTAATTTTAATACAGCATTAGCAAGATTAAATGAGCATAGAGCAAACTTACGAAACGGAGTTTACTTTCCCGTAAGTGCAAGTGTTTATGATAACTATGTTGAAGCTGACTTCTTAGCTGGTGGTATAGAAAACTTTGACGGGGCATTATCAAAAGAAGATGCTTTGTTAAGAGAAATTATTGAAGAACGTTACGCGTCTTTCTTTGTACAAATTATAGCTTTTAACGACTTAAGAAGAACGAAAAAAGATCCAATATCTATACAGGTTGCTATTCCTTTCAATACAGGTACGCAACATCCAGAGCGTTTTTTATATCCTTTTGATGAGTTAAATACTAACGGTGAAAACGTTCCTAACGTAACAGATATATTTGTAAAAACGCAAGTAAATCAATAA
- the gshB gene encoding glutathione synthase, whose amino-acid sequence MNVCFLMYPWESIKSPENDTSLTLIHECAKRGHGVAICTPSNLTIRNSVTNAFCTILNRIEKVPSSIKSFYNKTTTREEMLPLAGFDVIFMRAEPPLDPLMLNFLDSVKDDVFIINSVQGMREANNKLYTAVFEDPNNEVIPVTHVSKNKDYLIKMIEESASDKMILKPLNGFGGSGVILIEKSAMGNINSLLDFYISKNDGGSDYVILQEYIEGADQGDVRVLILNGIPIGAMRRIPGEKDHRSNVSAGGSIAKHKLTAEEKKLCNRIGPKLVKDGLYFVGIDVIGGKLVEVNVMSPGGITYMNKVYKTRIQEKVVNFMESKVLEKDAAFRRKSSLKKLVDEA is encoded by the coding sequence ATGAACGTATGTTTTTTAATGTATCCTTGGGAGAGCATAAAATCTCCAGAAAACGATACATCTTTAACCTTAATTCACGAATGTGCAAAAAGAGGTCATGGAGTTGCCATTTGTACACCTTCTAATTTAACCATTAGAAACAGTGTTACCAATGCATTTTGTACCATTTTAAACCGAATAGAAAAAGTACCATCTAGCATAAAATCGTTTTATAACAAAACAACTACAAGAGAAGAAATGCTTCCTTTGGCTGGTTTCGACGTTATTTTTATGCGTGCAGAACCACCTTTAGACCCATTAATGCTAAATTTTTTAGATTCTGTAAAAGACGATGTGTTTATTATAAACTCTGTACAAGGCATGCGCGAAGCGAATAACAAATTGTACACAGCTGTTTTCGAAGACCCTAATAACGAGGTAATTCCTGTAACACACGTTTCAAAAAATAAAGATTATTTAATTAAAATGATCGAAGAATCTGCTTCCGATAAAATGATTTTAAAACCATTAAATGGTTTTGGAGGTTCTGGAGTTATTTTAATTGAAAAATCTGCGATGGGAAACATCAATTCGTTGCTAGATTTTTACATTAGTAAAAACGATGGTGGCTCAGATTATGTAATTTTGCAAGAATATATAGAAGGAGCAGACCAAGGAGATGTGCGTGTGCTAATTTTAAACGGAATTCCTATTGGAGCAATGCGAAGAATTCCTGGAGAAAAAGATCATAGATCTAATGTTTCTGCTGGCGGAAGCATTGCCAAACATAAATTAACAGCAGAAGAGAAAAAGTTGTGTAATAGAATTGGTCCAAAATTGGTAAAAGACGGCCTTTATTTTGTGGGTATAGATGTAATTGGAGGAAAATTAGTAGAAGTAAATGTAATGTCTCCAGGTGGCATTACTTATATGAACAAAGTTTATAAAACAAGAATTCAAGAAAAGGTAGTTAATTTTATGGAAAGTAAAGTTTTAGAAAAAGATGCTGCATTTAGACGCAAATCTAGTTTAAAAAAATTGGTAGATGAAGCTTAG
- a CDS encoding glutathione synthetase, whose amino-acid sequence MKIAFIINDHQTEKPNYTTPALGYAAYKRGHEVYFIGVGELSYASRGHLSVRCKFIKDKKFNSQETYFKAVQNQEFTTITSENLDVLFLRNNPADEINERDWAQNAAFIFGEIAMRNGVIVLNHPKSLAGAVNKMYFQHFPEILRPKTIVTRDHLEIKEFFKAQKQKMILKPLQGSGGTNVFMMDKKNEHNLTQTIDAICRDGFVIAQEYLTEATKGDTRLFLMNGKPLQVNGKYAIMQRVNASGDIRSNIHAGGKPQSVKITDQILKLADIVKPKLVQDGMFLVGIDIVGDKLMEINVFSPGGLNVIGEMYEEDFATPVIESIEKKVYYKSMYNGYLLNSRLATL is encoded by the coding sequence ATGAAAATAGCATTTATAATAAACGATCATCAAACAGAAAAACCAAATTATACAACACCTGCATTAGGGTATGCTGCTTACAAACGTGGCCATGAAGTTTATTTTATTGGAGTAGGAGAGTTGTCTTACGCTTCAAGAGGGCATTTATCTGTAAGGTGTAAATTTATAAAAGATAAAAAATTTAACTCACAAGAAACCTATTTTAAAGCAGTTCAAAATCAAGAATTTACAACAATAACTTCAGAAAATTTAGATGTCTTATTTTTAAGAAATAACCCTGCAGACGAGATTAACGAAAGAGATTGGGCACAAAATGCAGCATTTATTTTTGGAGAAATTGCCATGAGAAATGGTGTTATTGTTTTAAATCATCCAAAAAGTTTGGCAGGGGCTGTAAACAAAATGTATTTTCAGCATTTTCCAGAAATCTTACGTCCAAAAACCATTGTTACCAGAGATCATTTAGAAATAAAAGAGTTTTTTAAAGCACAAAAACAAAAAATGATTTTAAAACCATTACAAGGTTCTGGAGGAACCAATGTTTTTATGATGGATAAAAAAAACGAACACAATCTTACACAAACCATCGATGCTATTTGTAGAGACGGTTTTGTAATTGCCCAAGAATATTTAACAGAAGCCACAAAAGGAGACACTCGTTTGTTTTTAATGAATGGAAAACCTTTACAGGTAAATGGTAAGTACGCAATAATGCAACGTGTAAATGCTTCTGGAGACATTCGAAGCAATATTCATGCAGGTGGAAAACCACAATCGGTTAAAATAACCGATCAAATTTTAAAACTAGCAGACATTGTAAAACCAAAGTTGGTACAAGATGGCATGTTTTTAGTGGGTATTGATATTGTTGGCGATAAACTAATGGAAATTAATGTGTTTAGTCCTGGTGGTTTAAATGTTATTGGAGAAATGTACGAAGAAGATTTTGCAACTCCGGTTATAGAATCTATAGAAAAGAAAGTATATTATAAAAGTATGTATAATGGCTATTTATTAAATAGTAGATTGGCAACTTTGTAG
- a CDS encoding N-formylglutamate amidohydrolase, producing the protein MLKLTVEEIISKIKNEETFEAVSNDYSFTIKINEYVHYACAAVHNGHQFRKELWNNCLHTAYERWFEEDPETKEMVKSHPIVIAGMDSRFEYDLNRDPESAIYTDAWGKQLWKNPLPANQKEKSLQKHTNFYKVVHTLITKLEEKFGVCIVYDMHSYNWKRWTREVPTWNLGTHNINNNRFGNVVESWREILAKTPFPNGIKATSKINDTFQGNGYFLKYITQNFKNTLVLATEIAKIYCDELAQIMYPEVVRSVEQYLKTELKKHAEEFYKAHRLYE; encoded by the coding sequence ATGTTAAAATTAACTGTAGAAGAAATTATAAGTAAAATTAAAAACGAAGAAACTTTTGAAGCGGTTTCTAACGATTATTCGTTTACCATAAAAATTAACGAATATGTACATTATGCCTGCGCAGCTGTGCATAATGGGCATCAATTTCGAAAAGAATTATGGAATAACTGTTTGCATACTGCTTACGAACGCTGGTTCGAAGAAGACCCAGAAACAAAAGAAATGGTAAAATCGCACCCAATTGTAATTGCAGGAATGGATTCTCGTTTCGAATACGATTTAAATAGAGATCCAGAATCTGCAATCTATACAGACGCCTGGGGAAAACAATTGTGGAAAAACCCATTGCCAGCAAATCAAAAAGAAAAAAGTTTACAAAAACATACCAATTTCTATAAAGTTGTACACACCCTAATCACAAAATTAGAAGAAAAATTTGGTGTTTGCATCGTTTACGATATGCACTCTTATAATTGGAAACGTTGGACCAGAGAAGTACCTACTTGGAACTTAGGCACCCATAATATAAACAATAATCGTTTTGGAAATGTAGTAGAATCTTGGCGAGAAATTTTAGCAAAAACACCTTTTCCAAATGGCATAAAAGCGACTTCAAAAATTAACGATACCTTTCAAGGAAATGGTTATTTCTTAAAATACATCACTCAAAATTTTAAAAATACATTAGTATTAGCCACAGAAATTGCCAAAATTTATTGCGACGAGTTAGCACAAATAATGTACCCAGAAGTGGTACGTTCTGTAGAACAATACTTAAAAACGGAATTAAAAAAACACGCAGAAGAATTTTATAAAGCACATCGTTTATATGAATAA
- a CDS encoding sulfurtransferase encodes MSLKINSPLVSVDWLYNNLENENLTILDCTIPKVTNKSQNSTVKKQIKGAIFFDLKNIFSNKNSPLPNTVLSAKEFQEKAQELGIQKNAALVCYDDLGVYSSPRVWWMFQLMGFNNVAVLDGGLPAWKAKKHPIESPKNQQPKKGNFKVNYKPEKLIFTKDVLNSIEKKEVLIVDARSKGRFYGTEPEPRNDLKSGHIPNSVNLPFTEIQQNGKMKSKEVLEDIFKDYKNKKQIIFTCGSGITASILALGAEIAGVKNVAVYDGSWTEWGSTTNLPIAL; translated from the coding sequence ATGTCCTTAAAGATAAACTCACCTTTGGTTTCTGTAGATTGGTTATACAACAATTTAGAGAACGAAAATTTAACAATTTTAGACTGTACCATTCCAAAAGTAACTAACAAATCACAAAATTCTACAGTTAAAAAACAGATTAAAGGCGCCATTTTTTTTGATTTAAAAAACATATTTTCAAATAAAAATTCACCCTTACCGAACACTGTTTTATCAGCAAAAGAATTTCAAGAAAAAGCACAAGAATTAGGCATCCAAAAAAATGCTGCACTTGTTTGTTATGACGATTTAGGCGTCTATTCTTCACCAAGAGTTTGGTGGATGTTTCAGTTAATGGGTTTTAACAATGTAGCTGTTTTAGATGGAGGTTTGCCAGCGTGGAAAGCAAAAAAACATCCAATTGAAAGCCCTAAAAATCAGCAACCTAAAAAAGGAAATTTCAAAGTAAATTATAAACCAGAAAAATTAATTTTCACCAAAGACGTTCTCAATTCTATCGAAAAAAAAGAGGTTTTAATTGTAGATGCACGTTCTAAAGGACGCTTTTATGGAACAGAGCCAGAACCAAGAAACGATTTAAAAAGTGGTCATATTCCTAATTCCGTAAATTTGCCTTTTACAGAAATTCAGCAAAATGGAAAAATGAAATCAAAAGAAGTACTAGAAGATATTTTTAAAGATTATAAAAATAAAAAACAAATAATTTTTACTTGCGGTTCAGGAATCACAGCCTCTATTTTAGCTTTGGGCGCCGAAATTGCAGGCGTTAAAAACGTTGCAGTTTACGATGGTTCTTGGACAGAGTGGGGCAGTACAACTAATTTACCAATAGCATTATAA
- a CDS encoding M14 family metallopeptidase, whose amino-acid sequence MRTSYQLFIVILLFFIASCKTTKSVTFKTPIDTTTKPLLAQNKQTYTLDDVGIYASNEFDGARLNGLKKANDSTAILVINPENMPINNSAYYAFKVWSKTAKPFYFTFQYPKGYKHRYIPKIKEDKNWVQLDSTHIFKKDSIVTIKLNLSKTPLTVAAQEINSSSDVKAWYTNLIKGKEDYVHFSNFGKSILGRDLPVLDIYKGNKKNKDIIVLLTRQHPPEVTGYFAFQEFLKTILNNSKLSNNFLKKYRVLAFPIMNPDGVDLGHWRHNAGGVDTNRDWSVYNQPEIKQTVNYITKTSRKNNAKLILGLDFHSTYEDVFYTNKTREGTTLPNFINDWFTALENNMPNYKVNEAAGNSTKPVSKGWFLYGHNATGITYEIGDATPKDKIQLIGKVTAEEMMKILVKN is encoded by the coding sequence ATGAGAACTTCATATCAACTTTTTATAGTTATTCTACTTTTCTTTATTGCCAGTTGTAAAACAACCAAAAGCGTAACGTTTAAAACACCTATAGACACAACAACAAAACCTTTATTAGCTCAAAACAAACAAACCTATACTCTAGATGATGTAGGTATTTACGCAAGTAACGAATTTGATGGTGCACGTTTAAACGGTCTAAAAAAAGCGAATGATAGTACTGCTATTCTTGTAATAAATCCAGAAAATATGCCTATTAACAATAGTGCTTATTACGCATTTAAAGTTTGGTCGAAAACAGCCAAACCCTTTTATTTTACATTTCAATATCCAAAAGGTTACAAACACAGGTACATTCCTAAAATTAAAGAAGACAAAAATTGGGTACAGTTAGATTCTACACACATCTTTAAAAAAGATAGTATTGTAACAATAAAACTTAACTTAAGTAAAACTCCTTTAACAGTAGCTGCTCAAGAAATAAATTCATCTTCAGATGTTAAAGCTTGGTACACAAACTTAATTAAAGGAAAAGAAGATTATGTACACTTTAGTAATTTTGGTAAATCAATATTAGGACGCGATTTACCTGTTTTAGATATTTATAAAGGAAACAAAAAAAACAAAGACATTATTGTATTATTAACACGCCAACACCCACCAGAAGTTACAGGTTATTTTGCCTTTCAAGAGTTCTTAAAAACCATTTTAAATAACTCTAAACTTTCAAATAATTTCTTAAAAAAATATCGCGTACTCGCTTTTCCTATAATGAATCCAGATGGTGTAGATCTTGGACATTGGCGCCATAATGCAGGTGGTGTAGATACGAATAGAGATTGGTCTGTTTATAATCAACCAGAAATAAAACAAACTGTAAACTACATTACTAAAACCTCAAGAAAAAACAATGCTAAATTAATATTAGGGTTAGACTTTCATTCTACTTACGAAGATGTTTTTTATACCAATAAAACTAGAGAAGGTACTACGCTTCCTAATTTTATTAACGATTGGTTTACGGCACTTGAAAACAATATGCCTAACTATAAAGTAAACGAGGCTGCTGGTAATAGTACCAAACCCGTATCTAAAGGTTGGTTTTTATATGGTCATAATGCCACAGGCATCACTTATGAAATTGGGGATGCAACTCCTAAAGACAAAATACAATTAATAGGTAAAGTTACTGCAGAAGAAATGATGAAAATACTAGTAAAAAATTAA
- a CDS encoding IS256 family transposase: protein MKPEDLLNEEFLKQFKTGSELTSFIEQLHKRGVEKILEGELDAHLDYDKHQKSNNPNSRNGYGTKTIKTHLGETKIKVPRDRDATFNPMLIKKRESTADGVENLIISLYAKGMSTTDIEEQIRELYDYNISSSAISRITDKITADIIAWKNRPLEATYLIVWMDGIVFKVRENSKVINKTIYIAVGLRVDGKKEVLGLWLGKNESSSFWMSVLTDIKARGTQDILITATDNLNGFTDTIKTIFPNSVTQICVVHQIRNSCKYVVWKDKKAFTRDMKQIYTAPTKEAAKAALEDFKNKWNSKYSYAIKSWENNWDELTVFFDFPLEIRTIIYTTNLIENLNGKIRKYTKNKLSYPTDDAVIKSVFLALRESTKKWTLPIRNWGIILNQFLAIFENRIKL, encoded by the coding sequence ATGAAACCAGAAGATTTATTAAACGAAGAATTTTTAAAACAATTTAAAACAGGTTCAGAACTAACCAGTTTTATAGAACAACTGCACAAACGTGGTGTAGAAAAGATTTTAGAAGGCGAATTAGATGCGCATTTAGATTACGATAAGCATCAAAAAAGCAACAATCCTAATTCACGAAATGGCTATGGAACCAAAACAATAAAGACGCATTTAGGAGAAACTAAAATAAAAGTTCCAAGAGATCGCGATGCTACTTTCAATCCAATGCTTATTAAAAAGCGAGAAAGTACTGCAGATGGAGTTGAAAACCTGATTATTTCTTTATATGCCAAAGGAATGAGTACTACAGATATCGAAGAACAAATACGAGAATTGTATGATTATAACATCTCTAGTTCAGCCATTTCTAGAATCACAGATAAAATTACAGCTGACATTATTGCTTGGAAAAATAGACCTTTAGAAGCTACTTATCTGATTGTATGGATGGATGGCATCGTTTTTAAGGTTCGTGAAAACTCCAAAGTCATCAATAAAACAATTTACATTGCTGTTGGTCTTAGAGTAGATGGTAAAAAAGAAGTTTTAGGACTTTGGTTAGGAAAAAACGAATCTTCCTCTTTTTGGATGAGCGTTTTAACCGACATAAAAGCCAGAGGAACACAAGACATTTTAATTACAGCAACTGATAATTTAAACGGATTTACAGACACCATTAAAACTATTTTTCCCAATTCAGTAACACAAATATGTGTGGTTCATCAAATCAGAAACTCTTGTAAATATGTAGTCTGGAAAGATAAAAAAGCCTTTACAAGAGATATGAAGCAAATCTATACAGCTCCTACAAAAGAAGCAGCAAAAGCAGCCTTAGAAGACTTTAAAAATAAATGGAACTCTAAATATTCTTATGCCATTAAATCATGGGAAAACAATTGGGATGAACTCACTGTTTTCTTCGATTTCCCATTAGAAATCAGAACCATTATTTATACCACAAATTTGATAGAAAACTTAAATGGGAAAATTAGAAAATACACTAAAAACAAACTCTCATATCCAACAGATGATGCTGTAATTAAATCCGTATTTTTAGCTTTGAGAGAATCAACAAAAAAATGGACATTGCCTATTAGAAATTGGGGTATCATTCTTAACCAATTTTTGGCTATATTTGAAAACAGGATTAAACTATGA